The following coding sequences lie in one Fusarium poae strain DAOMC 252244 chromosome 1, whole genome shotgun sequence genomic window:
- a CDS encoding hypothetical protein (BUSCO:60879at5125), with product MPAAWRAAGLSYNRYLAVAARVVRRSLKDDKRIVAERRGEMDLRFSKWQNGKQGEPQNLATANAAIAAENAA from the exons ATGCCCGCCGCGTGGAGAGCCGCTGGTCTTAG CTACAACCGCTACCTGGCCGTCGCCGCCCGCGTTGTCCGCCGCAGCCTGAAGGACGACAAGAGAATCGTTGCCGAGCGCCGAGGCGAGATGGATCTGCGATTCTCCAAGTGGCAG AACGGAAAGCAGGGCGAGCCTCAGAACCTTGCTACTGCCAACGCTGCCATCGCCGCCGAGAACGCCGCCTAA
- a CDS encoding hypothetical protein (BUSCO:9617at5125): MDDSVIPDDIARLSLNYQYEPPPPPPPDIGMAGIIAVDITDKFKEAINILAPGDLVKDDLFTLFDSVAALEIMDPKMDSGCVESPDELEELYDVSRPLLPEEVLGIIDQLLCHEMAWHQGYPLSQTLFTSIYAEALLTPTPQTVQDARFVRNAFEEASGNSNMLEILRAYCLGLLKACGYVNERIKSEHYYEEEDFVTNTYHRTLLAEIQPEHIQHAIQEARTLLVTLGDEISHDLRQALDQRLQLRSYFLKATECPKHMRKPDVARKPWLECLDILPSIKASHDLGRPVDDAFSAKLQRKLASTMPPRPIVQLKFEDAFEHLTRLFSDGAELIDVLNYTDSQCLQNFVYYFQAKKPQPLVFVRTLLQTFLFNEMEVLGSMSIRQILDDDFSIVTLPASVQLNRNNDEIEFPQDPRFIVAEQMEMFRKRAAQPFLDIFRTYCQNRCRVRRTLSHVIRDWENLQVDAEEIDQNIQVKLSEEPMRRLTGTNSAPVETWSLPLSSWTYLYKIRQMETIVQLGFELEVYQPDELAGMYWYLNYLAKWRLQHGERIESFIVRKVEESRASSKPRDPTGDGQLERSLVFVRLTLLDAAVTWELADALSCVYTVLLRLKLVKLPPRPYSNDELRFDLRMRPFAVIGLPPLPSFQEFTQGTSQPESPTADILHYAERALKGAKQGLEALSKMSARDAFAVGSHDKWVTSKKNALKACIATGLAITTLQKALERREDDLKIKAEVPTPDKCYHDWWIVPRIVPV; this comes from the exons ATGGACGACTCAGTTATTCCTGATG ATATTGCGAGATTATCGCTAAACTACCAATATGAACCCCCGCCCCCGCCTCCCCCAGATATAGGGATGGCAGGAATAATCGCTGTAGATATTACAGATAAATTTAAAGAAGCTATCAACA TCCTTGCACCTGGAGATCTCGTCAAAGATGACTTATTTACCTTGTTTGATTCCGTCGCGGCCCTTGAA ATCATGGACCCAAAGATGGACAGTGGTTGTGTCGAGTCACCAGATGAACTTGAGGAGCTCTACGACGTTAGTCGGCCACTTCTTCCGGAGGAAGTGCTGGGGATCATAGATCAGCTACTCTGTCATGAA ATGGCCTGGCACCAAGGATACCCTCTGTCGCAGACTCTGTTCACCAGCATATATGCTGAAGCGCTTCTGACACCTACGCCACAGACTGTTCAAGATGCTCGTTTCGTCCGAAATGCATTTGAAGAAGCCTCTGGAAACTCTAACATGCTGGAAATTCTAAGGGCTTATTGTCTTGGTTTGCTCAAGGCTTGTGGTTATGTCAACGAGCGCATCAAGTCCGAACACTACTATGAG GAAGAGGACTTTGTGACAAACACATACCACCGAACACTTCTTGCAGAGATACAACCTGAACACATTCAGCATGCTATCCAAGAGGCGAGAACTTTGCTCGTCACATTGGGTGACGAAATCAGCCATGATCTCAGACAGGCACTCGACCAGCGATTACAGTTAAGATCGTATTTCCTGAAAGCGACAGAGTGTCCCAAACACATGAGAAAGCCCGACGTGGCGAGAAAACCATGGCTAGAGTGTCTTGACATCCTCCCAAGCATCAAGGCTTCCCATGATCTAGGCCGACCTGTCGATGATGCCTTCAGCGCCAAACTCCAAAGGAAGCTTGCTAGTACTATGCCTCCGAGACCGATTGTACAACTAAAGTTTGAAGATGCATTTGAACACTTGACAAGACTCTTCTCAGACGGCGCTGAACTAATCGATGTTCTGAACTACACCGACTCCCAATGCCTACAG AACTTTGTCTATTACTTTCAAGCCAAGAAACCTCAACCACTGGTCTTTGTACGGACTCTGCTTCAAACTTTCCTATTTAACGAGATGGAGGTTTTAGGGTCCATGAGCATTCGCCAGATACTAGACGACGACTTTTCCATCGTGACACTACCAGCTAGCGTCCAGCTTAACCGCAACAATGATGAGATCGAATTTCCCCAAGATCCCCGCTTCATAGTTGCTGAACAAATGGAGATGTTCCGTAAAAGAGCAGCGCAGCCTTTTCTCGATATCTTCAGGACATATTGCCAGAATCGATGTCGAGTGCGACGTACGCTTTCTCATGTCATTAGAGATTGGGAAAATCTTCAGGTTGACGCCGAGGAGATCGATCAAAATATTCAAGTCAAGTTGAGCGAGGAGCCTATGAGACGGTTGACAGGCACAAACAGTGCTCCAGTCGAGACATGGTCCCTTCCCCTATCGTCCTGGACGTATCTGTACAAGATCCGTCAGATGGAAACTATCGTGCAACTCGGTTTCGAGTTGGAGGTCTACCAACCAGACGAACTTGCCGGTATGTACTGGTATCTGAACTACCTCGCCAAATGGAGATTGCAACATGGAGAAAGGATCGAGTCCTTTATTGTTCGGAAAGTTGAGGAGTCGCGTGCATCCTCTAAACCTCGCGACCCCACCGGCGATGGCCAACTTGAGCGATCCCTTGTCTTTGTTCGGCTCACGCTTCTCGATGCTGCTGTCACATGGGAATTAGCCGATGCGCTCTCATGCGTTTACACCGTCTTGCTGCGGCTCAAGCTGGTCAAGCTTCCACCCAGACCGTACAGCAACGATGAATTACGCTTTGATCTGCGCATGAGACCGTTTGCTGTGATCGGTCTCCCACCTTTACCCAGCTTCCAAGAATTTACACAGGGAACTTCACAGCCAGAATCGCCCACAGCAGACATTCTTCATTATGCAGAGAGGGCGCTCAAGGGTGCCAAGCAAGGACTTGAGGCGTTAAGCAAGATGTCTGCACGAGATGCTTTTGCGGTTGGTTCTCACGACAAGTGGGTCACTTCCAAGAAGAATGCCCTGAAGGCGTGCATCGCAACGGGACTCGCAATCACAACGTTGCAGAAGGCATTGGAAAGGAGGGAAgatgacttgaagatcaaggCCGAGGTGCCAACACCGGACAAGTGTTATCATGACTGGTGGATTGTGCCTCGCATAGTTCCTGTTTAA
- a CDS encoding hypothetical protein (TransMembrane:12 (i185-204o216-239i251-270o276-297i304-325o337-358i393-412o418-438i459-478o511-529i549-565o571-590i)), whose protein sequence is MSFIPTRRRRPQEFTLPSGKKVIASLPEDIDELRKKHGDRDDVQVEIVIHGSQEHHKYLRETRDHHEGRRHHFRQKHGPAFDEWEDMQCQLDLVNGHLQRLSTNTSNLNANFDKFGYGAELRTYDDDEPPPGVDSSNMSTSDTLSVASSGSQSRLGETIKLFKKPVVKQWFHKGLLWRASENTEIMAIELFFDLLYVGIIHVNGEHVWAEPTGKELLRFAITFIMSWKIWSDITLILSWFETDDVFTRLEILFEIACLLGFSTNMTYAFYEGEHNTYTMLVSFYVAARFRGIVHFLYTAYLLPMVRGVMVCQAINIIVPATIWIASIHVEMPSRLGLIWVAIALDMCGQSILTGLFQWGRTTSQPKRFARYLTSLFEFFPAVNIEHRVERTNAFVSLVFGYSVMGPMFQSHGGYAVDVFLGKAVLGLCQAFVFNWIYFDVDGSNINVHAIRRAVYTSSIWHYAHLPFIMSYILASAGLSKLVLVADTPGANPEHLTDHYIERAEPEIANGIRYFYCHGLAIALFFMGVISACHDHRHPATRRLSKKTRLANRTLVCIILFCLPLATSLNSLNLISITLGLTIWVLLLELFGKSCRSDPFIGEKKGCTVRYKCKCSKKDLENANLDEKAKTVSAEVLELGPKEKTAVADVQD, encoded by the exons ATGTCCTTCATACCTACTCGGCGTCGGCGACCGCAAGAGTTTACCCTTCCCAGTGGGAAAAAGGTAATCGCATCTCTTCCGGAAGATATTGATGAATTACGCAAAAAACATGGAGATCGTGACGATGTCCAGGTCGAGATTGTCATCCATGGATCACAAGAACATCACAAATATCTTAGAGAAACACGGGATCATCATGAAGGCCGCCGTCATCACTTTCGTCAAAAACATGGCCCTGCCTTTGATGAGTGGGAAGATATGCAATGTCAGCTTGATCTAGTTAACGGCCACCTGCAACGACTCTCCACCAACACATCCAATCTAAATGCTAATTTCGACAAGTTTGGCTATGGAGCTGAATTGAGGACttacgatgatgatgagcctCCGCCCGGTGTTGACTCATCCAACATGTCTACGTCTGATACACTATCTGTTGCGTCCAGTGGTAGTCAATCTCGATTGGGGGAGACGATCAAGCTCTTCAAAAAGCCAGTTGTGAAGCAGTGGTTTCACAAAGGTCTACTGTGGCGTGCTTCAGAAAATACCGAAATCATGGCTATCGAGCTCTTCTTCGATCTTCTATACG TCGGTATCATTCACGTCAATGGTGAACACGTCTGGGCAGAACCGACCGGTAAGGAGTTGCTTCGCTTTGCAATTACCTTTATTATGTCGTGGAAGATCTGGTCAGACATTACCTTGATCTTGAGTTGGTTCGAGACAGACGACGTCTTTACTCGGCTTGAGATTCTGTTCGAGATTGCATGTCTCTTGGG ATTCTCAACCAACATGACCTACGCCTTCTACGAGGGAGAACACAACACGTATACAATGCTTGTGTCTTTTTATGTCGCCGCTAGGTTCAGAGGGATAGTGCACTTCTTATATACGGCTTACCTTCTACCAATGGTCCGCGGAGTCATGGTCTGCCAGGCCATCAACATCATTGTCCCTGCAACCATCTGGATCGCCAGTATTCatgtcgagatgccctctcGTCTAGGTCTTATCTGGGTTGCTATCGCCCTGGACATGTGTGGCCAAAGTATCCTAACCGGACTGTTTCAATGGGGTCGAACGACTTCACAGCCTAAAAGATTTGCCAGGTATCTTACTAGTCTTTTCGAATTCTTTCCAGCCGTCAACATCGAACATCGGGTCGAGCGGACCAACGCTTTTGTCTCTTTAGTATTTGGGTACTCTGTCATGGGCCCCATGTTCCAGAGCCATGGAGGTTATGCAGTTGATGTGTTCCTGGGTAAAGCTGTTCTTGGGCTCTGCCAGGCTTTTGTCTTTAACTGGATTTactttgatgttgatggaagCAACATTAACGTACATGCCATTAGGCGGGCCGTATATACCT CTTCGATATGGCACTATGCGCATCTTCCTTTCATCATGAGTTATATCCTTGCGTCTGCTGGATTGTCCAAACTCGTTCTGGTTGCCGACACTCCTGGAGCGAACCCTGAACACTTGACAGATCACTATATTGAGCGCGCAGAGCCTGAAATTGCCAATGGTATCAGGTACTTCTACTGCCATGGTCTTGCTATCGCATTGTTCTTTATGGGAGTCATATCAGCCTGCCACGACCACCGCCATCCAGCAACTCGACGTTTGTCCAAAAAGACTCGGTTGGCCAACCGAACGCTTGTGTGCATTATCTTGTTCTGTCTTCCCTTGGCTACGAGTCTCAACTCTTTGAATCTTATATCCATCACGCTGGGTTTGACCATCTGGGTCCTGCTTCTGGAGCTATTTGGTAAATCGTGCCGCAGTGACCCTTTTATTGGTGAAAAGAAAGGGTGCACGGTGCGGTATAAGTGCAAGTGCAGTAAGAAGGATCTTGAAAATGCGAATTTGGATgagaaggccaagactgTTTCAGCGGAAGTGCTCGAGCTAGGACCTAAAGAGAAAACTGCGGTGGCTGATGTACAGGACTGA
- a CDS encoding hypothetical protein (BUSCO:35533at5125), whose product MRKRKSLAADSDSFTVRWQSVVDMNTPSADIMSSPDPLNDTVEQPPRTQTKPLSAVPPSTTRRIIRSSQRSSRYSSAGVGTSPRRQTFELEVGDNQAPQRLLVTVETEEPSMSAGPSSARRKLFQDSPYMPAARRREMATTTTTVPLKKAIEEQDQDPNATPRRRGRPRKTNGTPLPSAGIKRKGTPIAGSPRTRRRTSKDTDTTETIAQPTPGTKRRGRPPKNRSIDLGRKQTSGTPSISKSAQQEEDIDELADAGDISELPPIRADDSQADNDVTLVITPSEAEANQLRANRNAHNTAPAQQSEPDSDIWMATLDDEPTPRPATKAASRPSSPEHGRDGGSSDFGDYGYGPAGSDVSSADEHQSDTRPGVGTDDTVAAGEEFSMIFMDSLPSLQASLRSSTQQQTENDIGEETSMIINNTLESLRQSLQDRDRPKTGQETAKEGGKVEAPKGSAPAEPQQDFRQSTIRPPLTFSPKRQLSSSWWQSPRRMGSSPLRHQVLLKSNVPDAPETTEYRGSPLASNRHDASHLENENSNAYDDSFSEIPDAVLTEATPRRPRASTKKPPTEKGDIQMEDAQLIQLEDEPEVQEEAPEEPEVQEKQQEDTNQPTASNASAASRSDAGRLPTPDDTSSNFEVESDNNQKTRDGLRKSTRPNSSRGSSLKNPSPEPVTQVQTLPEPADEIINEAVTEANEDDELLIDFDAPAQEPDDHSDADHQFLDEPDDHSDIDEQVFEETVIADPVEEEEEMEEEEEEEEPGIVQELPKVVKPHQPRLSLEAEIQQPEVTPMNQLTSPIQEPQTLPELMSERARRSTLSPAVRAGRALQSVTSDPPSPEARDQHLRSPFRSSVTRDLGPRESQNMRRTSASPRNSRAVTEAAQISEGNEAYDDPFGTNTRHTGQPSFMEALERSSRTSSPRHRRTASRDSAASSTHFQAPSEGGMSWVQNEGPISPNLRGDVPLEAFARSTVRQAAPPAPRRQADEAADVADDETEDAGDDLDLWEFEAQRSSPRATQQQPAKKPESPYRARGKIPSTWGKQTTRETQQDGSNDQRTMSEIDETEDRQTEAMEIATEDPPRGEEYSLLNKSRAAKETKQAPATAKANRFDLSAFFSSPGVLPGMLAEKFSPLKMSVFGARPAEPEPEPVETTQTLPTSSMFPQVPQQELPPRGKPRLGFFSPVRPAQPPARQEPSEHSEEEMDQSESSSNQSSSDRRSEASSVHELDVSMQDTFEQPDDRERSEEYEQEDLDEEGTEEEVEELQPPEMPSVPQKANFTPERRRPAQSFFKASARSAVAQPEPEPEPVPVTGEPTPPRMQLSHADIHRWQQETSNASEDSPEPTPAKPAPRPAPQPLLRPLPPRNASPIKSSLRSPLKPHTPGRVVEFTSSVLSPIEQARVRHQRRLSNSSAASQSSNAPQRPRIRPPPRQTANKENPTTIEVPASNAGPPKKQPRPAPLSQTVWTRKHWLVLNDLLQERRQRPFTTYYERCSDKYLGKTVASQGEAMTLERWHLDCVDAFKAQVGGWDEGALAKRLFALILGEQRRSQDASSSAGPRRVMFH is encoded by the coding sequence ATGCGAAAGCGCAAGAGCTTAGCCGCTGATTCCGACTCTTTCACTGTTCGCTGGCAATCAGTGGTCGATATGAACACGCCCAGCGCGGATATTATGTCCTCGCCAGATCCACTTAACGATACCGTTGAACAGCCGCCTCGGACTCAAACCAAGCCTCTAAGTGCTGTACCTCCTTCGACCACGCGTCGTATAATTCGCAGCAGTCAACGGTCTAGCCGATATTCATCCGCCGGAGTAGGAACTTCGCCTAGGAGGCAGACTTTCGAACTCGAAGTTGGAGATAATCAGGCACCCCAGAGATTATTAGTCACCGTCGAAACCGAGGAACCGAGCATGTCGGCCGGGCCTAGCAGCGCGCGTCGAAAATTATTCCAGGACAGTCCTTACATGCCTGCAGCACGACGGAGAGAAATGGCCACCACTACGACGACAGTTCCGTTAAAGAAAGCGATCGAGGAGCAGGATCAAGATCCTAACGCGACTCCGAGAAGACGAGGTCGCCCGAGGAAAACAAACGGCACACCATTACCAAGCGCAGGAATCAAGAGGAAAGGAACGCCAATAGCAGGGAGTCCTCGAACACGGCGGCGCACATCAAAGGATACAGACACAACAGAAACTATTGCGCAACCTACACCAGGCACGAAACGAAGGGGCCGACCACCGAAAAATCGATCTATCGACTTGGGACGTAAGCAAACTTCAGGGACACCTTCAATATCGAAAAGCGcccaacaagaagaagacatcGATGAGCTTGCAGACGCTGGCGATATATCCGAACTTCCTCCTATACGCGCCGATGATTCTCAAGCCGATAACGATGTGACTTTGGTAATTACACCGTCGGAAGCTGAGGCAAATCAGTTGCGCGCAAATCGAAATGCCCATAATACCGCGCCTGCGCAACAGTCAGAGCCCGACTCAGATATCTGGATGGCTACATTGGACGATGAACCAACTCCTAGACCCGCAACGAAAGCTGCATCCAGACCTTCAAGCCCAGAGCATGGCCGAGATGGCGGTTCATCAGATTTCGGAGACTATGGGTATGGGCCTGCTGGGAGTGATGTTTCCTCCGCAGACGAGCATCAGAGCGACACCCGACCTGGAGTTGGAACCGATGACACTGTCGCAGCGGGTGAAGAATTTAGTATGATATTTATGGACTCTCTACCATCATTACAAGCGAGTTTGCGCAGTTCGACACAACAACAAACGGAAAACGATATTGGCGAAGAGACGAGTATGATTATCAACAACACCTTAGAATCACTACGACAATCTTTGCAGGATCGCGACAGGCCTAAAACGGGTCAGGAGACTGCAAAGGAGGGGGGTAAAGTGGAAGCACCTAAAGGATCCGCACCAGCAGAGCCTCAACAGGACTTCCGACAATCCACTATTCGTCCACCTTTAACATTCTCACCCAAACGTCAGCTGTCTTCCAGTTGGTGGCAAAGCCCTCGCAGAATGGGTTCTTCACCTTTACGACACCAGGTGCTATTAAAATCGAACGTGCCTGACGCCCCTGAAACTACCGAATACCGTGGATCTCCCCTTGCGTCCAACCGCCATGACGCATCCCACCTCGAAAACGAAAACTCAAATGCCTACGACGATTCTTTCTCAGAAATTCCTGATGCTGTGCTTACAGAAGCTACGCCCCGGCGCCCACGAGCGAGCACTAAAAAGCCACCAACGGAAAAGGGGGATATTCAGATGGAAGATGCACAACTTATTCAACTCGAAGATGAGCcagaagtgcaagaagaggCCCCTGAGGAACCGGAGGTTCAAGAGAAACAACAAGAGGACACCAATCAGCCAACAGCTTCTAATGCAAGCGCCGCCTCTCGTTCTGATGCAGGGCGTCTTCCTACCCCTGACGATACATCTTCGAATTTCGAAGTTGAAAGTGATAACAACCAGAAGACGAGAGATGGCTTGCGGAAGTCTACTAGGCCAAACTCAAGCAGGGGCTCTTCACTGAAGAATCCATCACCTGAGCCTGTGACCCAAGTTCAAACGCTGCCGGAGCCTGCAGATGAGATTATCAATGAGGCTGTGACCGAGGCGAATGAGGACGATGAGCTTTTGATAGATTTTGATGCTCCTGCCCAAGAGCCCGACGACCATTCGGATGCGGATCACCAATTCCTGGACGAACCTGACGACCACTCTGACATAGACGAGCAAGTTTTCGAGGAGACTGTTATAGCCGACCCtgtcgaagaagaagaggaaatggaggaagaagaagaagaagaagagcctgGAATCGTACAGGAGCTACCTAAAGTTGTCAAGCCACACCAGCCTCGACTGTCTTTGGAAGCCGAAATTCAGCAACCAGAGGTGACACCGATGAATCAGCTCACATCACCTATTCAAGAACCTCAAACTTTACCCGAGCTCATGTCAGAGAGGGCCAGACGCTCTACACTATCACCTGCTGTTCGAGCAGGTCGCGCTTTGCAAAGTGTAACGTCGGATCCTCCATCCCCTGAGGCTCGTGATCAACATTTGCGAAGCCCCTTCAGGAGCTCTGTTACCAGAGACTTGGGACCAAGAGAATCCCAAAACATGCGACGCACAAGTGCCAGTCCTAGGAACTCGCGTGCTGTGACTGAAGCTGCCCAGATCTCCGAGGGGAACGAGGCCTATGATGATCCCTTTGGAACCAATACCAGACATACAGGACAGCCTAGCTTTATGGAAGCTCTCGAAAGGAGCAGTCGTACTTCCTCGCCACGTCACCGACGAACAGCATCTAGGGATTCTGCAGCTAGTTCGACGCATTTCCAGGCCCCTAGTGAGGGTGGCATGAGCTGGGTACAGAACGAAGGTCCTATCAGCCCCAACCTTCGTGGGGATGTACCTCTTGAGGCTTTTGCACGTTCAACAGTAAGACAAGCCGCCCCGCCCGCTCCTCGCAGACAAGCCGACGAAGCGGCGGATGTTGCAGATGATGAGACAGAAGATGCGGGTGATGATCTGGATTTGTGGGAGTTTGAGGCGCAGAGGTCAAGTCCGCGAGCAACCCAGCAACAACCTGCAAAGAAGCCAGAATCGCCTTATCGCGCACGGGGCAAGATACCAAGTACTTGGGGTAAACAGACTACCAGAGAAACACAACAAGATGGAAGCAATGATCAGAGAACCATGAGTGAGATTGATGAGACAGAAGATCGTCAAACAGAAGCCATGGAGATTGCTACTGAAGACCCACCTCGAGGGGAAGAGTATTCTCTTCTGAATAAATCTCGGGCTGCCAAAGAAACCAAACAAGCTCCGGCCACTGCCAAAGCGAACCGTTTCGACTTgtcggccttcttctcctctccaGGAGTCCTCCCAGGAATGCTGGCTGAAAAATTCTCTCCTCTCAAGATGTCTGTCTTTGGAGCACGGCctgctgagcctgagccCGAGCCCGTGGAGACAACACAAACACTACCGACAAGCTCCATGTTTCCACAGGTGCCTCAGCAAGAGCTTCCGCCTCGAGGCAAGCCAAGACTTGGTTTCTTCTCGCCCGTCCGTCCTGCTCAGCCACCGGCGAGACAAGAGCCATCCGAGCACtcagaagaagagatggatcaATCAGAGTCAAGTTCTAACCAGTCATCCTCAGATCGCCGCTCAGAGGCATCTTCGGTACACGAGCTTGATGTGTCCATGCAGGATACCTTTGAGCAGCCTGACGACAGGGAACGATCGGAGGAATACGAACAGGAAGACCTGGATGAGGAAGGCACCGAAGAGGAAGTGGAAGAACTTCAGCCTCCTGAGATGCCATCAGTGCCCCAGAAGGCGAACTTCACTCCCGAACGTCGACGGCCTGCTCAATCCTTCTTCAAAGCCTCTGCACGGAGCGCGGTTGCTCAACCGGAACCGGAACCAGAACCTGTTCCTGTTACAGGGGAGCCCACTCCGCCACGGATGCAGCTCTCTCACGCCGATATACACAGATGGCAGCAGGAAACCTCCAATGCCAGCGAAGACTCCCCAGAACCAACCCCAGCCAAACCCGCTCCTCGACCTGCTCCCCAACCTCTTCTTCGACCACTTCCTCCTAGAAACGCTTCCCCTATCAAATCAAGCCTACGCTCTCCTCTCAAACCCCATACCCCTGGCCGTGTAGTCGAGTTTACGAGCAGCGTCCTCTCTCCCATAGAACAGGCCAGGGTTCGACATCAACGTCGACTATCCAATTCTTCAGCAGCATCGCAGTCCAGTAACGCCCCCCAGCGACCGCGTATCAGACCACCACCCCGCCAAACTGCCAATAAGGAGAATCCCACCACCATCGAGGTCCCTGCGTCTAACGCCGGACCGCCTAAGAAACAACCACGTCCTGCACCCCTATCACAAACGGTCTGGACCCGAAAACATTGGCTTGTGCTCAATGATTTACTTCAAGAGCGTCGTCAACGCCCTTTCACTACCTATTACGAACGTTGCTCAGACAAATATCTTGGAAAGACAGTTGCTAGCCAGGGTGAAGCCATGACGCTGGAGCGTTGGCACTTGGACTGCGTCGATGCCTTCAAGGCTCAAGTCGGCGGCT
- a CDS encoding hypothetical protein (TransMembrane:4 (o44-67i98-119o210-228i249-270o)~BUSCO:35555at5125), with amino-acid sequence MSDNIDKETTPEIDSPVTKVEITPTKIEIEKAPEAPAIPQNDNVAHALAGAGGGLLSMILTYPLITLSTRAQVESKKAESKFSEAVGNIIAREGVSGLYSGINSALFGISITNFVYYYWYEWTRAFFEKAAAKAGRAGSKLTTVESMIAGAIAGSATVIITNPIWVVNTRVTTRQQEKKKDVEAGESSQPAKAPSTIGTLLLLLKNEGPQALFAGVIPALVLVINPILQYTLFEQLKNTVEKRRKVTPTVAFFLGALGKLFATAITYPYITVKSQMHVQSGQKEGSLAALSRIVRESGYSGLYRGIGPKITQSVLTAALLFAFKDVLYEQTVRLRMAQAARRRVA; translated from the exons ATGTCGGACAACATCGACAAGGAGACCACTCCTGAGATCGACTCCCCTGTCACAAAGGTCGAGATCACACCAAccaagattgagattgagaaggCGCCCGAGGCTCCCGCTATCCCTCAGAACGACAACGTCGCCCACGCTCTTGCTGGCGCTGGAGGTGGTCTCTTATCTATGATCCTGAC CTACCCTCTCATCACACTCTCTACACGCGCCCAGGTCGAGTCCAAGAAGGCCGAGAGCAAGTTCAGCGAGGCTGTTGGCAACATCATCGCTCGTGAGGGTGTCTCGGGTCTGTACTCCGGTATTAATTCGGCCCTCTTTGGTATCAGCATTACCAACTTTGTTTACTACTACTGGTACGAATGGACCCGCGCTTTCTTCGAGAAGGccgctgccaaggctggtCGTGCTGGCTCCAAACTCACTACCGTTGAGTCGATGATTGCCGGTGCCATTGCTGGCTCCGCTACCGTTATCATCACCAACCCTATTTGGGTTGTCAACACTCGAGTCACCACTCGCcagcaggagaagaagaaggatgtcGAGGCCGGCGAGTCTTCTCAGCCTGCCAAGGCTCCCAGCACCATCGGCACTCTACTGTTGCTACTCAAGAACGAGGGTCCTCAGGCTCTCTTCGCCGGTGTCATCCCGGCTCTTGTACTCGTCATCAACCCCATTCTTCAGTACACTCTTTTCGAGCAGCTGAAGAACACAGTCGAGAAGCGTCGCAAGGTGACTCCTACTGTCGCCTTCTTCCTCGGTGCTCTGGGCAAGTTGTTCGCTACTGCGATCACCTACCCCTACATCACTGTCAAGTCTCAGATGCACGTTCAAAGCGGTCAGAAGGAGGGTTCTCTTGCTGCTCTTTCTCGCATCGTGCGCGAGAGTGGTTATTCTGGTCTCTACCGAG GTATTGGTCCCAAGATCACCCAGAGTGTGCTCACTGCTGCTCTTCTCTTTGCCTTCAAGGATGTCCTTTATGAGCAGACCGTGCGTCTTCGAATGGCTCAGGCCGCTCGCCGTCGCGTCGCTTAA